A genome region from Ottowia testudinis includes the following:
- a CDS encoding outer membrane lipoprotein-sorting protein: MKTILTFVTVCALSALVHAQDVNALLKDADRYRMAADNLQVDTQINTFHADGTPDKERRYTVFAQAGRKSLVLMQSPAEKGQKVLMLGDDFWLLMPGSSRPMRITPMQKLLGDAATGDIATLSWSGDYSAQLAGEEPCDEAAKTPMCLRLHLQATRKGVTYQRIELWLGRARHEPVRADLYVQSDKLAKQARFVMDSAAAPNTVNEMHLTDRLGNGKQTRIRYLSRKERAVPAEWLNPMFLAQNPGLE, translated from the coding sequence ATGAAAACGATCCTCACCTTCGTCACCGTCTGCGCCTTGTCCGCGCTCGTACATGCCCAAGACGTCAATGCGCTCCTGAAAGACGCCGACCGCTACCGCATGGCCGCCGACAACCTGCAAGTCGACACGCAGATCAACACCTTCCACGCCGATGGCACGCCCGACAAGGAGCGGCGCTACACCGTGTTCGCGCAGGCCGGCCGCAAGTCGCTGGTGCTGATGCAAAGCCCGGCCGAAAAGGGCCAGAAAGTGCTGATGCTCGGCGACGATTTTTGGTTGCTGATGCCCGGCAGCAGCCGGCCGATGCGCATCACGCCGATGCAAAAACTGCTGGGCGACGCGGCCACCGGCGACATCGCCACGCTGAGCTGGTCGGGCGACTACAGCGCGCAATTGGCGGGCGAGGAGCCGTGCGACGAGGCTGCCAAAACCCCCATGTGCCTGCGCCTCCACCTGCAAGCCACCCGCAAGGGCGTGACCTACCAGCGCATCGAGCTGTGGCTGGGCCGGGCGCGGCACGAGCCGGTGCGGGCCGATTTGTACGTGCAGTCCGACAAGCTGGCCAAGCAGGCCCGCTTCGTGATGGATTCCGCCGCCGCGCCCAACACGGTGAACGAGATGCACCTGACCGATCGCCTGGGCAACGGCAAGCAGACGCGCATCCGTTACCTCAGCCGCAAGGAGCGCGCCGTGCCGGCCGAATGGCTGAATCCGATGTTTCTGGCGCAGAACCCGGGGCTGGAGTGA
- the ligD gene encoding non-homologous end-joining DNA ligase — MTDGPAVLAGHTITHPERVIDPSSGATKLDLARYYATVAPLIQPHLAQHPVALLRAPDGIGGEQFFQKHNEGRALPGVTLLDAALDPGHAPLLEIGTEAALLGVVQMNAVELHTWNATHDKIERPGRFVLDLDPGEGVAWPQVQEAAQLVRTLLTELGLVPFLKTSGGKGLHVVTPIKRLHDWDTVKAFSKALAEHLARLMPDRFTAVSGPKNRVGKIYPDYLRNARGATTVCAWSARARPGLGVSVPLAWDELTGLTSAAQWTIKNIEQRLRPGNEVWAGYTEAARGITPSVKKLARTQR, encoded by the coding sequence ATGACCGATGGCCCTGCCGTGCTGGCCGGCCACACCATCACCCACCCCGAGCGCGTCATCGACCCCAGCAGCGGCGCCACCAAGCTGGATCTGGCGCGCTACTACGCCACCGTCGCGCCGCTCATCCAGCCGCACCTGGCCCAGCATCCCGTTGCCCTGTTGCGCGCGCCCGACGGCATTGGCGGCGAGCAGTTCTTTCAGAAGCACAACGAAGGCCGCGCGTTGCCCGGCGTCACCCTGCTGGATGCCGCGCTCGACCCCGGCCACGCCCCGCTGCTGGAAATCGGAACTGAAGCCGCCCTGCTCGGCGTGGTGCAGATGAACGCGGTCGAACTGCACACCTGGAACGCCACCCACGACAAGATCGAGCGCCCAGGCCGCTTCGTCCTCGACCTCGACCCCGGCGAGGGCGTCGCCTGGCCTCAGGTGCAGGAAGCCGCGCAACTGGTGCGCACCCTGCTGACCGAACTGGGCCTGGTGCCCTTTTTGAAAACCAGCGGCGGCAAGGGCCTGCACGTGGTCACCCCGATCAAGCGCCTGCACGACTGGGACACGGTAAAGGCGTTCAGCAAGGCGCTGGCCGAGCACTTGGCGCGCCTGATGCCCGATCGTTTCACGGCCGTCAGCGGGCCGAAGAACCGCGTGGGCAAGATTTATCCGGACTACTTGCGCAACGCGCGCGGTGCGACCACGGTGTGTGCGTGGTCAGCGCGGGCACGGCCGGGGTTGGGCGTGTCGGTGCCGCTGGCGTGGGATGAGCTGACGGGTCTGACCAGCGCGGCGCAGTGGACAATAAAAAACATCGAGCAGCGGCTACGGCCGGGTAATGAGGTGTGGGCGGGGTATACCGAGGCGGCGCGTGGAATCACACCATCGGTCAAGAAGTTGGCCCGCACACAGCGGTGA
- a CDS encoding Bug family tripartite tricarboxylate transporter substrate binding protein: MNRRKLIQSGSLLALSPSLGWAQAGTAPMTWTVGYPLGAGTDVVTRAVAEAMGKVLGTSIEVTNLPGKGGALATAQAVKQPGDGKHLMTVDNGIMVYNKHIFKNLPFDAEKDLAVIGYMVRTALLIAVSPQSPFKTIQDVLKLPAAEQAKLEYASPGEGSPHHLAMEMFKQLTGLQAKHKPYRGIAAGVPDVQQGKVALMAVDAASGQAAIKSGAIKPVLSLASFPIPHLPDLPRPRDVGQGRLNIFASVGVATPASTPQVERDKLTKALVGVMSQRAMQTRMRELGWEAVAGDALMMNAYLAAERSTWAKLIKDLNLSAEF, encoded by the coding sequence TTGAACAGACGCAAACTCATCCAATCGGGGTCGCTGCTGGCGCTGTCGCCATCTCTCGGCTGGGCGCAGGCCGGCACCGCGCCCATGACCTGGACCGTGGGCTACCCGCTGGGCGCTGGCACGGACGTCGTGACACGCGCCGTGGCCGAGGCCATGGGCAAGGTGCTCGGCACGTCCATCGAAGTCACCAACCTGCCTGGAAAGGGCGGCGCCCTGGCCACCGCGCAGGCGGTCAAGCAACCCGGTGATGGCAAGCACCTGATGACGGTGGACAACGGCATCATGGTCTACAACAAGCACATCTTCAAGAATCTCCCGTTTGATGCCGAGAAAGACTTGGCGGTCATCGGCTACATGGTGCGCACCGCTTTGTTGATCGCGGTTTCACCCCAATCGCCATTCAAGACGATTCAGGATGTGTTGAAGCTGCCGGCCGCCGAGCAGGCCAAACTGGAATATGCGTCACCCGGAGAGGGCTCGCCGCACCATTTGGCCATGGAGATGTTCAAGCAACTCACCGGGCTGCAGGCCAAGCACAAGCCCTACCGGGGGATCGCCGCCGGTGTGCCGGATGTGCAGCAAGGCAAGGTCGCGCTGATGGCGGTTGACGCGGCCAGCGGCCAAGCTGCAATCAAAAGCGGAGCCATCAAACCAGTGTTGTCGCTGGCCAGCTTCCCGATTCCTCACTTGCCCGATCTTCCGCGGCCGAGAGACGTCGGCCAGGGCCGGCTCAACATCTTCGCCAGCGTGGGTGTCGCCACGCCAGCCAGCACACCGCAGGTGGAGCGCGACAAGCTGACCAAGGCGCTGGTCGGCGTGATGTCGCAGCGTGCGATGCAGACCAGGATGCGCGAGCTGGGGTGGGAGGCCGTGGCCGGCGATGCGTTGATGATGAACGCTTACCTGGCGGCGGAGCGGTCCACCTGGGCCAAGCTGATCAAGGACCTGAATCTCTCGGCTGAGTTTTAG
- a CDS encoding ABC transporter ATP-binding protein produces the protein MHAASALQLRGIHKTYQLGEHRIHALRGVDLDVAPGELLALTGPSGSGKSTILNIGGLIDTPDAGEVVLNGRAIAGLDETQRTLLRRDGLGFIFQNFNLVPVMTVAENVDYPLFLAGVPASERRRRVAEQLAAVGLAEHEKHRPDALSGGQRQRVAIARALIKHPRLVIADEPTASLDSHTATQVLDLMRDSAHTHGAAFIFATHDERLTRRCDRVINLLDGSIQ, from the coding sequence ATGCATGCCGCCAGCGCGCTGCAACTGCGCGGCATCCACAAAACCTACCAACTGGGCGAGCACCGCATCCACGCGCTGCGCGGGGTTGACCTGGACGTGGCGCCGGGCGAACTGCTGGCGCTGACCGGCCCGTCGGGCAGCGGCAAAAGCACCATTCTCAACATCGGCGGCCTGATCGACACGCCTGACGCTGGCGAGGTGGTGCTGAACGGCCGCGCCATCGCCGGGCTGGATGAAACCCAGCGCACGCTGCTGCGGCGCGATGGGCTGGGCTTCATCTTCCAGAACTTCAACCTGGTACCGGTGATGACGGTGGCCGAGAACGTCGATTACCCGCTGTTCCTGGCTGGCGTGCCCGCGTCCGAACGCCGCCGCCGCGTGGCCGAGCAGCTGGCGGCGGTCGGCCTGGCCGAGCATGAAAAGCACCGGCCCGACGCGCTCTCGGGTGGGCAGCGCCAGCGTGTGGCGATTGCGCGCGCGCTCATCAAGCACCCGCGCCTGGTGATTGCCGACGAGCCCACGGCGAGCCTGGATTCGCACACGGCGACCCAAGTGCTGGACCTGATGCGGGACAGCGCCCACACGCACGGCGCCGCCTTCATCTTCGCCACGCACGACGAGCGCCTGACGCGCCGCTGCGACCGCGTGATCAACCTGCTGGACGGGAGCATTCAATGA
- a CDS encoding ABC transporter permease produces MNTGLTWLKFAFHNTLRNRRRSLITAAIAALGTAAILLAGGFAIYTYQGLAESAARTTGHLIVAKPDFWQREEDTPLQYGLDGVEALRQGLLTDAAVRQVLPKVEFSGLISNGDKSVVMMGVGVDPDAEFAVKGPFLTMKQGAVLASGSTAPEVMLGEGLARSLKAEPGTGLALLASTAEGAMNALDVRVKGVFSTGIPDIDRRLLYTDVALAQRLLGSPRVSSLGIFLNRMDATAAAQTRIAAQLPKLVLQNWEQQAPFYQGVRDLYNRIFGALGLIIAVIVVFVVTNAMAMAIIERTREIGTLRALGTLPAQLMRSLALEGLLLGGAGALAGAALALGVSVLLLLVPVHMPPPPGRSVGYPLNIAIDPWLYAVTLLAMVLISMAASAAIARRATRMPVVEALAHT; encoded by the coding sequence ATGAACACCGGGTTGACCTGGCTGAAGTTCGCCTTTCACAACACGCTGCGCAACCGGCGCCGTTCGCTGATCACCGCCGCCATCGCCGCGCTGGGCACCGCCGCCATTCTGCTGGCCGGCGGCTTTGCGATCTACACCTATCAAGGGCTGGCCGAATCCGCCGCGCGCACCACCGGCCACCTGATCGTCGCCAAGCCCGATTTCTGGCAGCGCGAAGAGGACACGCCCTTGCAATACGGGCTGGACGGTGTTGAAGCGCTGCGGCAGGGCCTGCTGACTGACGCTGCCGTGCGCCAGGTGCTGCCCAAGGTCGAGTTCAGCGGCCTCATCAGCAACGGCGACAAATCGGTCGTGATGATGGGCGTGGGGGTCGATCCCGATGCCGAATTCGCCGTCAAAGGCCCATTTCTCACCATGAAGCAGGGCGCGGTGCTGGCCAGCGGCAGCACCGCGCCCGAGGTGATGCTGGGCGAAGGCCTGGCGCGCAGCCTGAAAGCCGAGCCCGGCACCGGCCTCGCGCTACTGGCCAGCACCGCCGAAGGCGCTATGAACGCGCTCGACGTGCGGGTGAAAGGTGTCTTCTCCACCGGCATCCCCGACATTGACCGGCGTCTGCTCTATACCGACGTCGCGCTGGCGCAGCGCCTGCTGGGCAGCCCGCGCGTGTCGAGCCTGGGCATTTTCTTGAACCGCATGGACGCCACCGCCGCCGCGCAAACGCGCATCGCCGCCCAACTGCCCAAGCTGGTGCTGCAAAACTGGGAGCAGCAGGCGCCGTTCTACCAAGGCGTGCGCGACTTGTACAACCGCATTTTTGGCGCATTGGGGCTGATCATCGCGGTGATCGTGGTGTTTGTGGTGACCAACGCCATGGCGATGGCCATCATTGAGCGCACGCGCGAAATCGGCACCCTGCGCGCGCTGGGCACTTTGCCCGCGCAACTGATGCGCAGCCTGGCGCTTGAAGGGCTGCTGCTGGGCGGCGCTGGCGCGCTGGCCGGCGCGGCGCTGGCGCTGGGCGTGTCGGTGCTGCTGCTGCTGGTGCCCGTCCACATGCCGCCGCCGCCGGGGCGGTCGGTGGGCTACCCGCTCAACATCGCCATCGACCCGTGGCTGTATGCCGTCACGTTGCTCGCCATGGTGCTGATTTCCATGGCCGCCTCCGCCGCCATCGCCCGCCGCGCCACGCGCATGCCGGTGGTGGAGGCGCTGGCGCATACCTAA